In the Streptomyces sp. SJL17-4 genome, CGGCCGGGCCGGCTACCGCCGCAGGGCGCTCGCGCTCGACGCGGTGGCGCAGGCCGCGGCGCTGGGCGACGGCCCGGTCCATCTGCTCGGCCACTCGTTCGGCGGCCTGGTGGCCCGCGGGGCCGCCTCGCTCGCCCCCGCCGCCTTCCGCTCCCTCACCCTGCTCTCCTCGGGCCCGGGCCGGGTCGCCCGGCCGCAGCGCGTCCGGGTGCGCGTGCTGCGCGTCTCCCTCGCGTTCCTGTCGAAGGAGCGGGTGTGGCAGCTGATGTGCTGGCTGGACAGCCGGGGCGAGGAGCCGGACACCGACGACAGGCCGCAGCTCGCGGGCTTCCTGCGGCGGCGCTGGATGCGGACCCGGATCGCGCAACTGGCGGGCGCCGGGCGGCTGCTGCTCAGCCGTCAGGACGGTACGGCGGAGCTCGCCGCGCTGCGGATGCCGCTGCACATCGCGTACGGGGCGGACGAGATGGTCTGGCCCACGGCCGCGCTCGCGGCGACGGCCGCTCGTACGGGAGCGCACCACACGGTGGTGGCGGGCGCCGGCCACTCCCCCAACGTGTCGCACCCGCAGGAGCTGACGGACCGCCTCACCGGCTTCTGGGAGCGGACGGCGGCCCCCGCCGGAATCGGCACCGCCCGCTGACGGCGGCCCCCGCCGGAATCGGCACCGCCCGCTGACCTCGGCCCCCGCCGGAGTCGGCACCGCCCGCTGAGACCTCGGCGCCCCCGCGGGCAGCCGTCAGAACTGTGCCTTGAGGTGCTGCCAGAAGCCGTCCCGCAGGGCGCGCCGGAGTGCCGCGTGGCCGCGCAGGGAGCGGCTGAGCAGGCGCTCCGCCTCGACGAGCAGGTCCTGGTCGACGGCCCCCGGCAGATAGGGCGCGCCCGGGAGGAGTTCGGCGAGCCGGTCCCGGCCGCGTTCGCCGAGCCAGGTCGCCGCGATCTGGGCGCCGACGAACCGCACCTCCTCGCGGGACGGCGGCGGCTCGCCCTCGTTCTCGTACGTGGTGACGGGGCGGCGGGTGACGTAGGGGCGGCAGAAGTCGAGCTCGAAGGTGCGCTGGCTGTCGACCTCCCAGAGGAGCGCCTCGGCCTGGTTGCGGCCCTCGGCGGCCTCGATGCCCCAGAGGTGGACGCGGGCGCCGTAGCCCTGGGCGGCCTCGACGGCCGACACGAGGTCCTCGTCGCCGCCGACGAGGGCGGCGTCGCTGATGGCGCGGTGGCGGGCGAGGGACTCCAGATCGGTGCGGATCAGGGAGTCGACGCCCTTCTGCTGGTTGTTGGCGTTGAGGTTGCCGAGGCGCACCTTGACGTCGGGCAGTTCGGCGATGGCCTGCTGCTCGGGGGTGTGGATACGGCGTCTTGCCCCGTCGTACCAGTAGACGCGGAGCAGTCTGCTGTCGGCGAAGATCGTGCGGGCCTTGTCGATGAAGGCCTCGATGAGGCCCTCGGCGTCGAGGTCGAAGGAGCGCCGGTCCTCGGTTCCCGTCACCAGCAACCCGGCCGCAGCATGGACGTAACCTGCGTCGACGAAGATGGCGTGGGTGGAGGGGGTCTTGGCGACCTCGGCCAGCATCCGCTGGAGGAGCTCATTGGTGCGCTCCATGCGTGCGTCGAGTGCGCGCAGGCGGGCGTCGGTCTCGGTCACCTGAGTGGTGTCTGCGTCGTTCATACGGGGCTCATTCTCCGCCGCTCCGGGCCCGGCCGCCACACCCTCCTACCCGTTAGTAGTTAGACATCCGAAAATTTTCCTTAGCGTAAGGAATGTTTGCAGGATGCATGTCGTTGGACCCATACGTAACGCAGTTCTCCACCAGGAGGATCAACTCAGACGAAGGGAGAAGCCTGTGCGCTTCGAAATCCTGCGACTCGACGACATCGACGGCACGCCCGTCGACCGGACCGTCGTGGACGCCGCCTCCGTCAACCGGATCGTGCAGCAGGCCGCCTCGATCGGCCAGCGCATCTGGATCCGCCCCGCCGAGACCTCGGCCTCATAACAGGCCCGGTCCACCCACGCACCGCGCCCCCGCACGGACTTCGCAAGAGCGGAATCCGTACGGGGGCGCAGTGGTGTCCGGGGGCCGGCGGGCCGGGTGGACACGCTCCCCGGCGCGTCAGGCGTTCTGGACGACCTGTGTGACGCCGTTGATGATCTGCTGCACCGCGATGGCGGAGAGCATCATGCCGGCGAGCCGGGTGACCAGGACGACGCCGCCGTCCTTGATGACCCGGATGATCAGCAGCGAGTACCGCATGGTCAGCCAGAGCACGACGTGCATGGCGACGATGGCGGCCCAGACGGAGACCTGCGCGGCGGCGCCGTCGGCGTTCTGGACGGCCAGGATGACCGAGACGATCGCGCCGGGGCCGGCGAGCAGCGGCATGCCGAGCGGGACCAGGGCGACGTTGACGTCCTTGGTCTGCTTGGGCTCGTCGGTCTTGCCGGTGAGCAGGTCGAGCGCGATGAGCAGCAGCAGGAGACCGCCCGCGATCATCAGCGCGGGGACGGAGACGTGCAGGTAGTCCAGGATCTGCTGGCCGAGCAGACCGAAGACGGTGATGACACCGAAGGCCACGGCGACGGCCTGCCAGGCCATCCGGCGCTGCACCTTGGTGGCGCGGCCGGAGGTGAGGGCAAGGAAGATCGGGGTGATCCCGGGGGGATCCATGATCACGAAGAGGGTCAGGAACAGCGAGCCGAAGACGGCGACGTCGAACACGGTGGGGTGCCTTGCGGGAGAGGTCGAACGGTGGGGTGTGACCCGGCGGGGCGGAATGCAGGATTCCGACGGCAGGGCAGGAAGAGCGCCACCCCATGTCACGGCGCGGAGCCATGAGGGGGCGGACCAGGACGAAGGAAGCCACTGGGCAGGTTCGGGACGGGCCGCCCGGCCCGCGCCCGCACGCGGGGCAGGGCACGGAGCGCGCCGGACCTCCCGGCCGACCGGCCGGGAGACGGGTCCCGCGGAGAGGTTCCGGGCCCTGTGGAACCCGGCGACCAGAGGCTAGGCGGCGGATCCCCCCGCGCCGGGGACGGGGAAGGCCCCCGCGGCACGGCGGGTGATCTCGCCGTAGATCTCGGGGTCGGTCGTGTACTCGCCGAGGCGGCACGTCTTGCGGCTGCCGTGGTAGTCGCTGGAGCCGGTGGTCAGCAGACCCAGCTCCTTCGCGAGCCCGCGCAGCCGTGCGCGCGTCGCCTCGTCGTGGTCCATGTGGTCGACCTCGATGCCGTCGAGTCCGGCCTCGGCGAGCCGGGCTATCGAGGCCTCGGGCAGCACCTGGCCGCGCTTGACGGCGAGCGGGTGGGCGAAGACGGTGACGCCGCCGGCCGCCTTGACCAGGCGGATGGCGTCGATCGGGTCGAGCTCGTGCTTCTCGACGTACGCCCGGCCGCCGTCGGCGAGCCACTCGGGCGTGAACGCCCCGGACACGTCGGGTACGACGCCGAGCTCGACGAGCGCCTCGGCGACGTGCGGGCGGCCCACGGAGCCGTCGCCGGCGATCCGGGCGACCTGCTCCCAGGTGACGGGGACGCCGAGCTCCTGGAGCTTGCCGACCATGGCACGCGCGCGCGGGACCCGGTCGTCGCGGACGAGCTCGCGCTCGGCGAGGAGCGCGGGCTCGTCGGGGTCGAAGAGGTACGCGAGCATGTGCAGGCCGATGCCGTCGACCCGGCAGGACAGCTCGGCCCCGGTGACGAGGGTCAGCCCCTCGGGCAGTGCCGCGATCGCCTCGGCGTGGCCCCGAGTGGTGTCGTGGTCCGTCAGCGCGACGACGTCGAGCCCGGCGGCGGCCGCGTTGCGGACGAGCTCGGCCGGGGAGTCCGTACCGTCGGAGGCCGTGGAGTGGGTGTGCAGGTCGATGCGCACGACGCGGTACTCCAGGACTTCGGCACGGACGAGGGACGCTCCAGCATAACGGGCGAATCGAACACGCCCGTACGGAAGGAGCCGGCCGGACCGGCCGGGCTCGCGTCAGCTCAGCAGCCTCGGTGTCAGCGCCCCGCACGGTAGGAGTTCGACCTCGGCGCCCGCGTCGCGCAGGTCCGTCAGGACGAGCTCGTCGTACATCAGGAGGCCGGACTGCTCGGGCCAGACGATCGCCCACAGCCAGAGGCCGCGCGCCTCCCCCGCGAAGACCGCGCGGTCCTGCGGGGCACCGTTGACATGCCAGAGCGGCGTCG is a window encoding:
- a CDS encoding alpha/beta hydrolase, whose product is MSKPRSLLLPPGTRAHHLVTARGEFAVLDTEPRGERRGTVLLLPGYTGSKEDFLALLGPLSEAGYRAVAVDGRGQYQSPGPRGRAGYRRRALALDAVAQAAALGDGPVHLLGHSFGGLVARGAASLAPAAFRSLTLLSSGPGRVARPQRVRVRVLRVSLAFLSKERVWQLMCWLDSRGEEPDTDDRPQLAGFLRRRWMRTRIAQLAGAGRLLLSRQDGTAELAALRMPLHIAYGADEMVWPTAALAATAARTGAHHTVVAGAGHSPNVSHPQELTDRLTGFWERTAAPAGIGTAR
- a CDS encoding NYN domain-containing protein; translated protein: MNDADTTQVTETDARLRALDARMERTNELLQRMLAEVAKTPSTHAIFVDAGYVHAAAGLLVTGTEDRRSFDLDAEGLIEAFIDKARTIFADSRLLRVYWYDGARRRIHTPEQQAIAELPDVKVRLGNLNANNQQKGVDSLIRTDLESLARHRAISDAALVGGDEDLVSAVEAAQGYGARVHLWGIEAAEGRNQAEALLWEVDSQRTFELDFCRPYVTRRPVTTYENEGEPPPSREEVRFVGAQIAATWLGERGRDRLAELLPGAPYLPGAVDQDLLVEAERLLSRSLRGHAALRRALRDGFWQHLKAQF
- a CDS encoding MarC family protein; protein product: MFDVAVFGSLFLTLFVIMDPPGITPIFLALTSGRATKVQRRMAWQAVAVAFGVITVFGLLGQQILDYLHVSVPALMIAGGLLLLLIALDLLTGKTDEPKQTKDVNVALVPLGMPLLAGPGAIVSVILAVQNADGAAAQVSVWAAIVAMHVVLWLTMRYSLLIIRVIKDGGVVLVTRLAGMMLSAIAVQQIINGVTQVVQNA
- a CDS encoding PHP domain-containing protein, which produces MRIDLHTHSTASDGTDSPAELVRNAAAAGLDVVALTDHDTTRGHAEAIAALPEGLTLVTGAELSCRVDGIGLHMLAYLFDPDEPALLAERELVRDDRVPRARAMVGKLQELGVPVTWEQVARIAGDGSVGRPHVAEALVELGVVPDVSGAFTPEWLADGGRAYVEKHELDPIDAIRLVKAAGGVTVFAHPLAVKRGQVLPEASIARLAEAGLDGIEVDHMDHDEATRARLRGLAKELGLLTTGSSDYHGSRKTCRLGEYTTDPEIYGEITRRAAGAFPVPGAGGSAA